The following DNA comes from Syntrophorhabdus sp..
CAGGCTTCCGTGCGGTCCGTCAGTCCAATGACGGCTTCGCCAGAAGCAGCTGGCCGGGATTCCAGGGCGAGATCGCGTACTGGACCGACCGCTGTGGCAAGATCGGCCCCCAGAACCTGAAGTTCGCTTTGGGCGGCTACTATGGAAAGGACAACAGTACGAGCCAAGCGTACGTCACCGCGACCGGCAACGACTACAGGGATGATACCCTCAATTCCTGGGCGGTGGCCTTCAGGTATTCGGTACCCATCGTTCCCGAGAAGGCAGGCAACAAGGCAATGGCCGTCCTCCTCAACGGTAACTTCTGGGTCGGCCAGAACCTGAACGGCAGCGGCTGGCTCTATGACTCCAACTACTCCTCCTACCAGAGGCCCGACAGCAGCATGGCGGCCCCGACGATGTTCGGCCTCCAGGCCAACCTATCATGGTGGATCACCAACGCCCTCCACCTCAACGGCAACTACGGCTATCTAAAACACAACGCCAGCAATTACGCGCGGAACGCCGCGGTCAGCACCTACAACATGACCCAGAGCTACGGCGCTAACCTGCTGTGGGATGCGAACCAGGCCATCAGGTTCGGTATCCAGTGGGTCCGGAACTACACGGGTTACAACGGATACGGCGTGCCTGTTACCAGCACTGGCGCCCCCCTCAGCGTGGGCACGGGCAATGCCGATCGCACAGGCGTGGCCGATGTTTACAGATTCGGTGCATGGTACTTCTTCTAAGAAACAAAAAGGGGCCTTCGGGCCCCTTTAACCTCTGTTTCAGGTTCCAAGTTTCAAGTCTCAGGCAAGAGACCTCAAGAACCGCTTCACGTTTCAGGCAAAGACAAGAAGACGGTTCCAAGTTTCAGGCTCAAAGAGAGACCGCAAGATGCTGTCTTTGTCTTTTTCCTGGAACCTGGAACTTGAAACTTGAAACTGTCTTTACCGGGGTGGTTCCACCCACTCTCCGTCGTCCCTGTAAGGAACGATGGTCTTCATTATCTCTCTTTTCTTCTCGTTGAAGCGTTCCTTCATGCCCCGCAGCCATTCGCGGTGAAGGAGCATGTGCTCGGGAGGCCCGAGGATACCGCCCTCCTTCCCTTTGACGAAACGGCCCCGGGGTCCCATGGTGAAAGAGCCGTGGCAGACGGTGCAGACAAAGCCTTTCGGGACGACGCGGATTATCTCGCAGCCGCAGAAAGGGCAACCACCTGTCCTCTTTCTCTTTCCCGGTGCGAAGAGCGCCTTTCCCAGGCGGGCGGCCCGGACGGTGTTTGCCTTGTTCATGAGGGCCTCGCCGGGGAGCGCCGCCTTGATGGAAAGACTCGCCTTCACGGAAAGTCCGAGAAAGGCCGCCAGGGTCTCGAGCATCTGAGGCGCCGCCCCGATCCGTCCCGGCATACCGTAGAAATTGAGTAGAACCGCCGGTTTGCCGTGGGTCTTCCCCAGTATGTCGAAAAAGAGGAAACCCCTGTCGAGAATGGCCTTGATGCTCGCGTTCGCTCCGAGGTAGTAGACGGGAGAGGCGATGATAAAGGCGTCGGCCCGGGCGATCTCATCGAGGAGGAGGGTCATGTCATCCTCAATGGGGCACCTGTTGCCCATGACGCATCCATAGCAGGCCCGGCATCTTTCTATCTTTAACGATGTGAGCCTGACAAGCCTCAGTCTGTGCCCTTCCGGAACATTCCGGGACACCTCCTTGGCAAAGGTCTCACAGTTGCCGAGGGCCCTCGGTGAAGCAATGAGTGCCAGAACTGTCGGTGTTGTGGTATCCATGGCATTCCGGGCCCTCCATTCGACCCGTATCGTTCTTATTGCACACCACGGTGCAAAAAACAAGGGGGAAAGGCGGGCAGACAATGGGGGAAAGGGGCCAGGGTTCAGGGGGCACATGGTCCTGCGTGTCCTCAGAATATAAAGACTTTTCCTGCATTTTCCCTGTTCCCTTAACCTCAATAACTGAATCCTGACTCTTAATGCCTGACAATATTGAAAATTATGGACTTTTTGTGGTACACTTTGACCTATGTCAAAAGCCACCGGTCAAGGACCCACAAACAAGAGCATCATCACCGTTCTGGTGATAATTCTGCTGGGACTTTTCGTCTTCCAGGTCTACAACAAGCCAAAGAAGAACCTGGAAAGCGTAGCCTTCAGCGACTTCTCGGAAGCCCTGCGCGCCGACAGGGTCGCCTCCGTCCTGATGCAGGGACGAAACATCACGGGAACATTCAAGGATGGCAAAGAGTTCAAGACCTTCGCACCCGAAGACCCCGATCTCGTCAAGACGCTTCGGGAGAAGAATGTGAAGATCACCGCCAAACCCGACGAGGAATCGGGATTGTGGCAGTCCATCTTCATATCCTGGTTTCCCATGCTCCTGCTCATCGGTGTCTGGATCTTCTTCATGCGCCAGATGCAGTCGGGAGGCGGCAAGGCCATGGCCTTCGGCAAGAGCAAGGCGCGGCTCTTCACCGGCCGCGACAACAAGGTGACCTTTCACGATGTGGCCGGGATCGACGAGGCAAAGGAAGAGCTCCAGGAGGTCATCGACTTCCTCGTGGACCCGAAAAAGTTCACGAAACTCGGCGGACGCATCCCCAAGGGGGTCCTTCTCGTGGGGCCTCCCGGCACCGGAAAGACTCTCCTTGCCCGCGCCATAGCGGGTGAGGCCAATGTGCCCTTCTTCACCATAAGCGGGTCCGATTTCGTCGAGATGTTCGTCGGCGTCGGCGCGTCACGCGTCCGCGACCTCTTTAACCAGGCGAAGAAGAACGCCCCCTGCATCATATTCATCGACGAGATCGACGCCGTGGGCAGACACCGCGGGGCGGGGCTCGGCGGAGGCCACGACGAGCGCGAGCAGACATTGAACCAGCTTCTCGTCGAGATGGACGGCTTCGAGTCCAACGAGGGCGTCATCGTCATGTCCGCCACCAACAGGCCCGATGTCCTCGATCCGGCCCTGCTTCGTCCCGGCCGTTTCGACAGACAGATCGTCGTTTCCACTCCCGATGTCAAAGGCAGGGAGGAGATCCTCAAGGTCCACACGCGCAAGGCCCTCATTGACGAGAACGTGGATCTTTCCATCATCGCACGGGGGACACCGGGGTTCTCCGGGGCCGATCTCGCCAACCTCGTTAACGAGGCCGCCCTCATCGCGGCGCGGCGGGACAAGAAGGCCGTCGAAATGGACGACTTCGAGCACGCCAAGGACAAGGTCCTCATGGGTGTCGAAAGACGCAGCATGATAATCCCCCTCGAGGAAAGACGGCTGACGGCTTATCACGAGGCCGGCCACACCCTCGTCGCGAAGATGATCCCCGGCACGGACCCCATCCACAAGGTCACGATCATCCCCAGAGGCAGGGCGCTGGGGCTCACCCAGCAGTTGCCCATCGACGAGCGCCACACCTATTCCCGGGATTATCTTCTCAACAGCATCTCCATCCTCCTCGGAGGGCGTGTCGCGGAAGAGCTCGTCATCGGCCAGCTCACGACGGGGGCGGGCAACGACATAGAACGCGCCACCGAGATCGCCCGGAAGATGGTCTGCGAATGGGGCATGAGCGACAAGCTGGGACCCCTCAACTACGGCAAGAACGAAGAACATATATTTTTGGGCAGGGAGATCGCCCGCCACCGGGATTTCAGTGAACAGACCGCGCAGGGCATAGACGAAGAGCTGAAGGCGCTTGTCGGCAGGTGCTACTCGCAGGCCAGAGACATCATTTCGAGACACATCAGCTGCCTGCACGCTCTGGCGAAGGCACTCCTCGAAAAGGAAGTCCTCGACGGCCTCGAGATCGATGCTATCATCAGAGATACCGATGGCGCGGGCGCTCCGGCGTAAGACAACCCCCGTCATCATGGGGATCCTCAACGTCACTCCCGACTCCTTTTCCGACGGGGGGAAATATCGGAGCGTGGAAGAGGCCCTCGACCACGCCCGGCTGATGATCGACGAAGGCGCGGAGATCATCGACATCGGCGGGGAATCGACCCGGCCCTTTTCAGAACCTGTTGCCGAAAAAGAAGAGCTCCATCGGGTAATACCTGTTATAGAGAGGCTTCACGACATACCCGGCGCGTTCATATCCGTGGACACCTACAAGGCGAACGTGGCCCGGGAAGCCCTCAAGGCGGGGGCCGATATGGTAAACGACATCAGCGGTCTCACCCACGACGACGCCATGGCCGGGGTCATTGCCGAGTATGACGCCCACGCGGTCATCATGCATATCAGGGGCACGCCACGGAACATGCAGGAGAACCCCCGATACGACGACGTTATCGGCGAGATCAGGGGATTCCTCCACGAACGCGTCGAATACGCGGTGCGAAGCGGTGTTGACAGGGAGAAGATCATTGTCGATCCGGGCATCGGTTTCGGGAAACGGGTGGAGGACAACCTGCGCATCCTCAAGATGCTCGCAGCCTTCAAGGAACTGGGCAGACCTGTCCTTATCGGCACCTCGATGAAGTCCTTCATAGGAAAGCTCACGGACATGCCCCTCGAAGAGAGGGTGGAAGGGACCCTGGCAAGCCTTGCCGTCGCGATCATGAACGGGGCCGATGTGCTGAGGGTCCATGACGTGAGGCGGGCAAACAAGGTCCTCAAGATCGTGAAGGCGGTAATGGACGCATGATACCCAACATCAGATGGCAGGACGTCCTCGACATCATCGTCGTCGCCTTCATCATCTACCGCATCTTCGTCGTCATAAAGGGAACGAGGGCAATACAGCTTCTTCTCGGCCTCGTCATCGTCATGTTCGCCTTCGCCATTGCAAAGAGACTGGAACTCTTCACCTTGAGCTGGATATTCAACAGCTTCATAGGCTCCATCGTGTTCGTCGTCATCGTCATATTCCAGGACGACCTGAGGAGGCTTCTTCTCGCCCTCGGGAGGAGCCCCTTCTTCCGGAAGATAAGCTATGTCAAGGAGACCCTCTTCCTCGACGAGCTCGTGAACGCCTGCCTCGTGATGAAGAAGCGCACCATGGGAGCCCTCGTTGTCGTCGAACGGGAGGTCGGGCTCGAGGAGTTCATGGAAGCGGGGGTACGCTTCGATGCCGAAGTGAACGCCGAGCTCGTCGTCAGCATCTTTCAGTTCGCGTCGCCGCTGCACGACGGAGCCCTGATAATCCGGGAAGGAAGGATCGTCTCTGCAGGATGCGTGCTTCCTCTGACGACGGCCGATGAGATCGACAAGACGCTGGGCACCCGCCACCGGGCGGCGATCGGCATCACCGAGGTCACCGATGCCGTCTCCATCGTCGTCTCCGAGGAGAGAGGTGTTATCTCTTACGCGCAGCACGGACAGATCCACGGGAATATCAGCACCGACGAGCTCAGGAAGGTACTCAAAGAGGTCTTGAGCTGAAAAAGGGACTGAAACGGCCATGATGAAGACCCTCTTCGAAAGATACGTGATCAAGGACTGGAAGCTGAAGCTCCTTTCCCTGGGCCTTGCCGTGATGCTCTGGTACACGGTGTTCCAGATAGGAGAACCGAAGAAGGACATAACCGTTCCCCTGTCCGTGTCCCACCTCCCGAGGAGCATGGTCATAACGAAGATGGACCCCGAAAGGGTCTTCGTCACGGTAAGCGGACGCGTCTCCATGCTCAAGGACATCAAGGATCGTGATGTCACGGCCGTCATCAGCCTGAACGGCTCGAAAGAAGGCGAGACGGTCTTCGAGATATCGAAATCAAACGTGTCCGTCCCGAAGGGCATAGATATCGTGGATGTGAAGCCGGGAACCGTCAGGGTGGTCGTCGACAGGATCATCGAGAAAAAGCTGAAGGTCGTTCCTGTCCTCGACAAGAAATGGACCGGCCGCTACGATGTCATCCTCGCAAGCCCGCAGCACGTCTTCGCTGAAGGACCGCGCAAGGTCCTCGAGGGCGCAACGACGGTGGAGACGTTGCCGGCGAACGGCGACTTCAGGCACGTCGATGAGACCGTGAACGTGGGGTTCAACACGGAGGACCTCCCGCATGTCAAAATACGGTCGGACTCGGCGCGGATCGTCCTGAGGAGGCACCCGGGAAAGGAGACCCACTGGGATTGAAAACGCCGCGCAGTGCCTCGCGGTCGGTAGTCGCCGGACCATCGCGCTTTAAGGCCCCCGATGGGAAGACCGGGGCCGTTCAAATACAGTTCCTGGAGGAATGAGAATGCCTGAACTCATGGTAAACATAGACCACGTGGCCACGCTACGGGAAGCACGGGGCATCCATTATCCCGATCCCGTTTTCGCGGCGGGTATCGCCGGGATGGCAGGGGCCACGGGTATCATCATACACCTGCGCGAGGACCGCAGGCACATAAAGGACCGCGACCTCCGAATCCTTCGCGACGTGGTGCGCACGAGGCTCAATCTCGAAATGGCGGCAACGCCGGAGATGACGAAGATAGCAGTCTTGACGAAACCCGACATGATCACCCTCGTTCCCGAGAAACGCCAGGAACTCACGACCGAGGGCGGCCTCGACGTGATCAAATTCGCGGCGAAGATCGAGAAGGTGATCGCCGCGGTCAGGAAGCGGGGCATAGCCGTCTCCCTCTTCATCGACCCCGCGGAGGCACAGATCAAGGCATCGGCCGCGATCGGCGCCGATATGATAGAGATCCACACGGGGGCCTACGCCGATGCGCGCACAGCGAGAATGAAAAGAAGAGAGCTCGACAAGGTGATCCGCTCGGCTGTCCTCGGCAAAGAGCTGGGGCTCGGCGTCAACGCCGGCCACGGGCTGCACTACCACAACGTGCGGGAGATCGCCGTGATCCCCCAGATAGACGACCTGTCGATCGGCCACAGCATAATAGCCCGCGCCATCTTCGTCGGCCTCGACAGGGCGGTAAGGGACATGATAGAACTGATAAAAACAGGAGACGCAAAATAAGGCGCGGACACCTTGTCCGTCCCATAGGTCCTGGATGTCCTATAGGTCCTAGATGTCCTATAGGTCTTATACCTCCTATTGGTCCTATAAAAACCTGTCACGAAACCCACGGCCCATAGGACAAATAGGAAAATAGGACCTATGGGACCAATAAGACATATAGGACGGCATAGGACATATAGGACGCACTGAGAGAAGAGACTTTCGATCATGGTTGGAATAGATATCGTTGATATAGCGCGGATTGGCGGGGCGATCGAGAGGCACGGTGAGCGCTTTCTCGAGAAGGTCTTCGCGCCTTCGGAGATCGCCCGTGCGCGGGAGAGGAAACGGCCTCAGGAATACCTCGCCGGGAGGTTCGCCGCGAAGGAGGCCTTTATGAAGGCCAGCGGCGAGCGGCTCACCTGGCGGGACATCGAGGTGCTGAGCGAAAAAGGCAGGCCTTTCATCATATACCGGGGAAAGCGCTATGACGGGGTCAGCATCTCCCACGAGAGATCCTACGCGGTATCCGTCGTGATCTTGAGCGACTGAGAAAAGGGGGCACAATAGATGAAGGTCCTTTCACCGAAGAGGATGGCACGCTATGACGAATACGCCATCAAGACCTGGGGCATCCCCTCGGCGGTACTCATGGAGAACGCCGGAAGGAACACGTACCGGCTCATGAAGGAACGCTATCTCGCCGGCGGCGAGGCCATCGCCGTCATCTGCGGCCGCGGCAACAACGGCGGCGATGGGTTCGTCATCGCGCGCTATGCCCTGATCGACGGCTTCCGGGTACGCGTGTACCTCATCGGGAGGAAGTCAGACGTGAAGGGTGACGCGGCACTCAACATGGGACTCTTCGAATCCCTCTCGGGCGAGGTCGTTGAGTGTGTGGAAAAACCGAAGCTCGTCAGGACGGGCATCGGTGAGGCGGACCTCATCGTTGACGCCATCTTCGGCACGGGTCTGTCGAAACCCGTGGGCGGAATGGAAAAGACCGTCATCGACGCGATCAACTCCTCGGGAAAGCCCGTCATCGCCGTCGACATCCCCTCCGGCATCGACGGGGCCACGGGCAAGGCCCTGGGAAACGCCGTTCACGCCCTTCACACCTTCACCTACGCCTACCCCAAGCTTGGCCAGGTATTGAGTCCCGGCGCCGACCACTGCGGCGCCCTCACCGTCATCGACATATCAATACCTCCCTTCATCGAGAAGGAGATCGGCTTCGACGGGGAGATAGCCGACGGCGCCATGATACGGGGCTTCCTCAAAAGACGCCTCCCCTCTTCACACAAGGGGAGTTTCGGCCATGCCGTCGTCGTCGCCGGGTCGCCGGGGAAAACTGGGGCGGCGCACATGGCATCGCTTGCCGCCCTCAAGATCGGTGCCGGACTTGTCACGCTCGTCATCCCCGAGTCATTGAACGCCATACTGGAGACAAAGACAACGGAGGTCATGACATACCCCGTTACCGACGACGGCAGGGGCTTCTTCACCCCCGGCTCCTTCGATGAGATAGCCGCGTTCATGGAAGACAAGGACGTGGTCATCATGGGTCCCGGCCTTTCCCAGAACGAAGGCGTCATGGAACTGGCCCGAAGGATGTACAGGGAGATCGACAAACCCTTCGTCATAGACGCCGACGGGATCAACGCCTTCCGGGGGCACACGCCGCTCCTGAAAAAGAGGGGAAGAAAGACCGTCCTGACGCCGCATCCGGGCGAGCTCGCCCGCCTCATCGACAGGACCCCGAAGGAGGTGAACGAGGACCGGACGGGCGCCGCCCTCACCTCGGCCCGCGCGTGGGGCGTGAATGTCCTCCTCAAAGGTGCCGCGAGCGTTCTCGCCACACCCGAAGGCCGGATGTTCCTCAACCCCACGGGGAACCCTTCCCTCGCGAAAGGAGGAAGCGGCGATATCCTGACGGGCTTTATCGGCGGACTTGCCTCCCAGGGCTACAGCCTGACGGAAAGCACTCTCTTCGGGGCGTATCTCCACGGGTATATGGCCGACACCTGGGTGGAGAACCATTCCGACATGGACCTTCTCGCCCTTGATCTCGTGACGGGACTGGGCGATGCGATCGAGGATATCCGCAATGGGACGGACAGAGTATATATCGAAAGATCCCTCTGAAACGATAGACATCGGGGAAATGATGGGCCGCGTGGCCACGGCGGGTGAGGTCTACGCGATCTACGGCGACCTCGGAGCGGGAAAGACCCAGCTCGTCAAGGGCATCGCGCGGGGCCTTGGCGTCCCCGACTGGGAATACGTGGTAAGCCCCTCGTTTACGCTCATGAATGTGTACGAAGGCTCGATGACGCTTTGCCACGTGGATCTCTATCGCCTTGAAGAGACGGACCTTGCCGACCTCAATATCGAGGAGTTCCTTGCCGGCGGCATCGTCGCCGTCGAGTGGGCGGAGAGATCCCGCTGGTGGGAGGGAGTGACAGAGGTGCGCATAGAAATTAGTGGAGAAATGGAGCGAAAAATTGTTATTATCAAGCAGGAAAAACCGGGGTCGGACGCACCGGGCAACGGTGGCAATCACCCGTAATTCCTGACGTTATCACGTTCATTCCATACCTGGAGGATACGATGCTCGTTGTTCAGAAATATGGCGGCACGTCGGTCAGGGACGTGCAGAGGATACAGAATGTGGCGAGGCGCGCCATCGAGTACAAGGGACGAGGCATGGACGTCATCGTTGTCGTCTCCGCCATGTCCGGCGAAACCGACAGGCTGCTCAACCTGGCACACGAGATAGCGAAATTCCCCGATGAAAGGGAAGTGGATGTGCTCATCTCCACGGGGGAGCAGGTCACATCAGCCCTTCTCGCCATAACCCTCCGTGAGATGGGCCACAAGGCCGTGTCTCTGCTTGCGGACCAGATAAGGATCATCAGCGACTCGAGCTACGGGACCGCCCGCATCGCCAGCATCGAGGACGTCAAGCTCCGGGACGAGATCAAGGAAGGCAACATCATCGTCGTGCCCGGGTTCCAGGGCGTCGACGGCGCGGGGAACATCACCACCCTGGGAAGGGGCGGTTCGGACACCACCGCCGTTGCCCTTGCGGCGGCCCTCAAGGCCGACCTGTGCGAGATCTACACCGACGTGGACGGTGTTTACACCACTGATCCCAACATCTGTGAAAAGGCGAAACGCCTTGACAAGATATCCTACGACGAGATGCTCGAAATGGCATCTCTGGGGGCGAAGGTCCTCCAGATACGCTCCGTGGAACTCGCACAGAAGTACAACGTCCCCATCCTCGTCAAGTCATCGCTCGTCGAGGGAAAGGGAACACTTGTCTGCAAGGAGGACATGGTCATGATGGAAAAGGTCGTCATTTCCGGTATCACCTACAATAAGAACGAAACGAAGATAACGATCAACAAGGTGCCCGACAAGCCCGGCGTCGCGTCGAAGATATTCAGCGCCCTGAGCGCGGCCAACATCGTCGTCGACATGATCGTCCAGAACGTCAGCCACGAGAGCTACAACGACATCACCTTCACGGTGGTGAAGGCAGACGGAAAGAAGGCGTTCAAGATCACCGAGGAGATAGGCTCCGAGATAGGGGCAAAGGTCGCAATGGACGAGGATATGGCCAAGGTTTCCATCGTGGGGCTGGGCATGCGTTCCCATTCCGGCGTCGCCTCCAGGATGTTCACGCTCCTTGCCGACGAAGGGATCAACATAGAGCTCATATCCACGTCGGAGATCAAGATATCCTGCGTTATCGAGAGCAAGTACGGCGAGCTGGCGGTACGGGCGCTCCACAAGGGATTCGGCCTTGACGCCGAGGACATCACGGAGGAGAGTTGAGGGTTGACTTTTACGATACCACCCTCAGGGACGGGGCCCAGTCGGAAGACATCGCCTTCAGCCTCACCGATAAACTGAGGATAACGGAAAAGCTCGACGAGTTCGGCATCCATTACATAGAAGGAGGCTGGCCGGGCTCGAACCCGAAAGACCTGCAATACTTCAAGGAGGTAAAGAAACTCTCTCTCAGCAACGCCCGCATT
Coding sequences within:
- a CDS encoding flavodoxin family protein, which gives rise to MDTTTPTVLALIASPRALGNCETFAKEVSRNVPEGHRLRLVRLTSLKIERCRACYGCVMGNRCPIEDDMTLLLDEIARADAFIIASPVYYLGANASIKAILDRGFLFFDILGKTHGKPAVLLNFYGMPGRIGAAPQMLETLAAFLGLSVKASLSIKAALPGEALMNKANTVRAARLGKALFAPGKRKRTGGCPFCGCEIIRVVPKGFVCTVCHGSFTMGPRGRFVKGKEGGILGPPEHMLLHREWLRGMKERFNEKKREIMKTIVPYRDDGEWVEPPR
- a CDS encoding ATP-dependent metallopeptidase FtsH/Yme1/Tma family protein, with product MSKATGQGPTNKSIITVLVIILLGLFVFQVYNKPKKNLESVAFSDFSEALRADRVASVLMQGRNITGTFKDGKEFKTFAPEDPDLVKTLREKNVKITAKPDEESGLWQSIFISWFPMLLLIGVWIFFMRQMQSGGGKAMAFGKSKARLFTGRDNKVTFHDVAGIDEAKEELQEVIDFLVDPKKFTKLGGRIPKGVLLVGPPGTGKTLLARAIAGEANVPFFTISGSDFVEMFVGVGASRVRDLFNQAKKNAPCIIFIDEIDAVGRHRGAGLGGGHDEREQTLNQLLVEMDGFESNEGVIVMSATNRPDVLDPALLRPGRFDRQIVVSTPDVKGREEILKVHTRKALIDENVDLSIIARGTPGFSGADLANLVNEAALIAARRDKKAVEMDDFEHAKDKVLMGVERRSMIIPLEERRLTAYHEAGHTLVAKMIPGTDPIHKVTIIPRGRALGLTQQLPIDERHTYSRDYLLNSISILLGGRVAEELVIGQLTTGAGNDIERATEIARKMVCEWGMSDKLGPLNYGKNEEHIFLGREIARHRDFSEQTAQGIDEELKALVGRCYSQARDIISRHISCLHALAKALLEKEVLDGLEIDAIIRDTDGAGAPA
- the folP gene encoding dihydropteroate synthase gives rise to the protein MLSSEIPMARALRRKTTPVIMGILNVTPDSFSDGGKYRSVEEALDHARLMIDEGAEIIDIGGESTRPFSEPVAEKEELHRVIPVIERLHDIPGAFISVDTYKANVAREALKAGADMVNDISGLTHDDAMAGVIAEYDAHAVIMHIRGTPRNMQENPRYDDVIGEIRGFLHERVEYAVRSGVDREKIIVDPGIGFGKRVEDNLRILKMLAAFKELGRPVLIGTSMKSFIGKLTDMPLEERVEGTLASLAVAIMNGADVLRVHDVRRANKVLKIVKAVMDA
- a CDS encoding TIGR00159 family protein, producing MIPNIRWQDVLDIIVVAFIIYRIFVVIKGTRAIQLLLGLVIVMFAFAIAKRLELFTLSWIFNSFIGSIVFVVIVIFQDDLRRLLLALGRSPFFRKISYVKETLFLDELVNACLVMKKRTMGALVVVEREVGLEEFMEAGVRFDAEVNAELVVSIFQFASPLHDGALIIREGRIVSAGCVLPLTTADEIDKTLGTRHRAAIGITEVTDAVSIVVSEERGVISYAQHGQIHGNISTDELRKVLKEVLS
- a CDS encoding pyridoxine 5'-phosphate synthase — encoded protein: MPELMVNIDHVATLREARGIHYPDPVFAAGIAGMAGATGIIIHLREDRRHIKDRDLRILRDVVRTRLNLEMAATPEMTKIAVLTKPDMITLVPEKRQELTTEGGLDVIKFAAKIEKVIAAVRKRGIAVSLFIDPAEAQIKASAAIGADMIEIHTGAYADARTARMKRRELDKVIRSAVLGKELGLGVNAGHGLHYHNVREIAVIPQIDDLSIGHSIIARAIFVGLDRAVRDMIELIKTGDAK
- the acpS gene encoding holo-ACP synthase, encoding MVGIDIVDIARIGGAIERHGERFLEKVFAPSEIARARERKRPQEYLAGRFAAKEAFMKASGERLTWRDIEVLSEKGRPFIIYRGKRYDGVSISHERSYAVSVVILSD
- a CDS encoding NAD(P)H-hydrate dehydratase, translated to MKVLSPKRMARYDEYAIKTWGIPSAVLMENAGRNTYRLMKERYLAGGEAIAVICGRGNNGGDGFVIARYALIDGFRVRVYLIGRKSDVKGDAALNMGLFESLSGEVVECVEKPKLVRTGIGEADLIVDAIFGTGLSKPVGGMEKTVIDAINSSGKPVIAVDIPSGIDGATGKALGNAVHALHTFTYAYPKLGQVLSPGADHCGALTVIDISIPPFIEKEIGFDGEIADGAMIRGFLKRRLPSSHKGSFGHAVVVAGSPGKTGAAHMASLAALKIGAGLVTLVIPESLNAILETKTTEVMTYPVTDDGRGFFTPGSFDEIAAFMEDKDVVIMGPGLSQNEGVMELARRMYREIDKPFVIDADGINAFRGHTPLLKKRGRKTVLTPHPGELARLIDRTPKEVNEDRTGAALTSARAWGVNVLLKGAASVLATPEGRMFLNPTGNPSLAKGGSGDILTGFIGGLASQGYSLTESTLFGAYLHGYMADTWVENHSDMDLLALDLVTGLGDAIEDIRNGTDRVYIERSL
- the tsaE gene encoding tRNA (adenosine(37)-N6)-threonylcarbamoyltransferase complex ATPase subunit type 1 TsaE, whose protein sequence is MGRTEYISKDPSETIDIGEMMGRVATAGEVYAIYGDLGAGKTQLVKGIARGLGVPDWEYVVSPSFTLMNVYEGSMTLCHVDLYRLEETDLADLNIEEFLAGGIVAVEWAERSRWWEGVTEVRIEISGEMERKIVIIKQEKPGSDAPGNGGNHP
- a CDS encoding aspartate kinase — encoded protein: MLVVQKYGGTSVRDVQRIQNVARRAIEYKGRGMDVIVVVSAMSGETDRLLNLAHEIAKFPDEREVDVLISTGEQVTSALLAITLREMGHKAVSLLADQIRIISDSSYGTARIASIEDVKLRDEIKEGNIIVVPGFQGVDGAGNITTLGRGGSDTTAVALAAALKADLCEIYTDVDGVYTTDPNICEKAKRLDKISYDEMLEMASLGAKVLQIRSVELAQKYNVPILVKSSLVEGKGTLVCKEDMVMMEKVVISGITYNKNETKITINKVPDKPGVASKIFSALSAANIVVDMIVQNVSHESYNDITFTVVKADGKKAFKITEEIGSEIGAKVAMDEDMAKVSIVGLGMRSHSGVASRMFTLLADEGINIELISTSEIKISCVIESKYGELAVRALHKGFGLDAEDITEES